A section of the Thauera chlorobenzoica genome encodes:
- a CDS encoding mechanosensitive ion channel family protein has translation MPIDSLERLFIAIPGQWERAIATVLMVLVGATLTHLWARYLARGEVISNEKRRVHLVWVRNTIWFVVLFVIISVWASTIAGFALSLAAVAGAMLIVSKELLMCVLGYLYLTLVRPFKVGDFIESSLFSGRVVDIDMFATTLAEYGHAGQVTGKVVEFPNGLLLTTPVKNVSPTGEYVLHLMRVPVPAAMVCDLVSIEDTARTAAELATREWQEQAEAHFRKLANEDFISYSSGRIKVLWDFVDPEHLMLIIRITCPVAMRLKVEQSVFRAIWLEVSRQRSDLGATGWAAPSLMTDN, from the coding sequence ATGCCAATCGATAGCCTCGAGCGCCTCTTCATTGCCATTCCTGGTCAATGGGAGAGGGCGATCGCAACCGTCCTTATGGTTTTGGTGGGCGCCACGCTGACACATCTTTGGGCTCGCTACCTGGCGCGCGGAGAGGTCATCTCCAACGAGAAGCGTCGGGTTCACCTGGTGTGGGTCCGCAACACCATCTGGTTTGTCGTATTGTTCGTGATCATTTCGGTCTGGGCGTCAACGATCGCGGGCTTTGCCTTGTCACTCGCTGCGGTCGCGGGTGCTATGCTGATCGTCAGCAAGGAACTGCTGATGTGTGTGCTCGGCTACCTCTATCTGACACTGGTCCGGCCTTTCAAGGTAGGAGACTTTATTGAATCCAGCCTGTTCAGCGGCCGAGTCGTCGATATCGACATGTTCGCGACCACCTTGGCCGAGTATGGCCATGCAGGGCAAGTCACGGGGAAGGTTGTCGAGTTTCCCAACGGCCTGCTGCTGACCACACCGGTCAAGAATGTATCGCCCACCGGCGAATACGTGCTGCACCTGATGAGGGTTCCCGTTCCGGCTGCGATGGTGTGCGACCTTGTCAGCATCGAAGACACCGCTAGAACGGCTGCAGAACTTGCGACCCGTGAATGGCAGGAGCAGGCTGAAGCGCACTTCCGTAAACTCGCGAACGAGGACTTCATCTCCTACTCGTCAGGCCGGATCAAGGTGCTCTGGGATTTTGTTGATCCTGAGCATCTCATGCTCATCATCCGTATAACCTGCCCGGTCGCAATGCGACTGAAGGTCGAACAGTCGGTGTTCAGAGCGATCTGGCTCGAAGTCAGTCGGCAACGTTCTGATTTAGGGGCAACTGGATGGGCTGCGCCGAGCTTGATGACTGATAACTAG
- a CDS encoding universal stress protein — translation MMSAIKRIHAATDFSELGNEAVRRAAIIAAREDAELLVTHAFPRQSAFDAVFAGEHDLQDRMRALAEENLAAQIKAAQSCGATRARGEILTGSARRVLAETSDIFRPDLWVIGAHGSGLLQQFLLGGTAAHILNKASCPVLVTRRAVEGDYRRALAAVDLGPRSEAVLRAALIVAKHAGVKLLHAYAAPFEAKLRNKRFPETEIKRLAEREFLVAQRNLDALLADPELVGIDIESELSHGKPNTVVPDAARALGADVIVVGRHGGGRIRESLIGSVPRFLAYYAPCDVLVV, via the coding sequence ATGATGAGTGCGATAAAACGGATCCACGCAGCAACCGATTTTTCTGAGCTGGGTAACGAAGCAGTGCGTCGAGCAGCGATCATCGCAGCACGCGAGGATGCGGAATTGCTGGTGACCCACGCGTTCCCCCGGCAGAGTGCGTTTGACGCCGTCTTTGCCGGCGAACACGACCTTCAGGATCGGATGCGTGCCCTAGCCGAGGAAAATCTCGCTGCGCAGATCAAAGCGGCGCAAAGTTGCGGTGCGACTCGTGCTCGCGGTGAGATCTTGACCGGCTCCGCGCGTCGTGTGCTGGCGGAGACTTCTGACATCTTTCGCCCAGACCTTTGGGTGATCGGAGCGCACGGCAGCGGTCTGTTACAACAGTTCCTGCTCGGCGGTACAGCAGCGCACATTCTGAACAAGGCCTCGTGTCCGGTACTGGTCACGCGCAGGGCGGTCGAAGGAGACTATCGTCGTGCATTGGCTGCGGTGGACCTGGGCCCACGCTCAGAGGCGGTGTTGCGCGCGGCCTTGATCGTGGCGAAGCACGCCGGGGTCAAGTTGCTTCATGCCTACGCTGCGCCATTCGAGGCCAAGTTGCGGAACAAGCGCTTCCCAGAAACCGAAATCAAGCGTCTGGCGGAAAGGGAGTTCCTTGTTGCCCAGCGCAACCTCGATGCCCTCCTTGCTGACCCGGAGCTGGTCGGGATCGACATTGAGAGCGAACTCTCACACGGAAAACCCAATACGGTCGTGCCAGATGCGGCTCGCGCACTCGGCGCGGACGTGATCGTTGTTGGCAGACACGGGGGAGGCCGTATTCGCGAGTCCTTGATCGGGAGCGTTCCGCGCTTTCTTGCCTATTACGCCCCCTGCGACGTGCTGGTGGTCTAG
- a CDS encoding P-II family nitrogen regulator codes for MILATEKRVLFTVITEATLEQPLLRELDRLGVRGYTISDARGKGNRGVRDAAWGETANIRIEVICTRELAERVLEFLHKHYYANYAMVAFVQDVEVIRLDKF; via the coding sequence GTGATTCTGGCAACCGAAAAACGCGTTCTGTTTACCGTGATCACCGAAGCGACGCTTGAACAGCCCTTGCTGCGCGAGCTAGATCGCTTGGGCGTTCGTGGCTACACCATTTCTGACGCCCGCGGCAAAGGCAACCGCGGCGTGCGTGATGCTGCTTGGGGGGAGACCGCGAACATCCGAATCGAAGTCATTTGCACTCGCGAACTTGCCGAACGCGTGCTCGAGTTCCTGCACAAACACTATTATGCCAACTACGCGATGGTCGCATTCGTGCAGGACGTAGAGGTCATTCGCCTCGACAAGTTCTGA
- the hpf gene encoding ribosome hibernation-promoting factor, HPF/YfiA family translates to MNIQIHAKDFSLTEALRAHVTRRLAYALNHGQDVVSRTSVRLTDVNGLRGGVDKSCAIEVRMKGAADLIVEDVQDDIYVAIDRASERIGRLLDRRLAQLREHAGVARRDRESLVVGDSD, encoded by the coding sequence ATGAACATTCAGATCCATGCCAAAGACTTCTCCCTGACCGAAGCGCTGCGCGCGCATGTGACTCGGCGTCTGGCGTACGCGTTGAATCACGGCCAAGATGTTGTATCGCGCACATCGGTACGCCTCACAGATGTGAATGGTTTGCGTGGAGGCGTAGACAAGAGTTGCGCGATTGAAGTACGAATGAAAGGTGCAGCAGACCTGATCGTCGAGGACGTGCAGGATGACATCTACGTCGCCATTGACCGCGCATCAGAGCGCATTGGCCGACTGTTGGACCGCAGGCTCGCCCAGCTACGTGAGCACGCGGGCGTGGCACGCCGCGACCGCGAGTCGCTCGTGGTTGGGGATTCTGACTGA
- the nhaR gene encoding transcriptional activator NhaR, which translates to MRPANNRDKQIKIWLIIEKIYDLEYGIRVLNYKHLHYFQCVARAGSVVRAAERLHLTPQTLSGQLSQFEARLGITLFNRVGRRLELTKTGRLALSYAEEIFQAGSELEDLLKGGAEERFITFRVGISDVVPKFAAYRFLSPVLSLPEPVRLVCEEDRLDRLLAELAIHRLDIVLADRPMPPGTEIRGFSHPLGESGVAFLAAPALAAELAPGFPKSLDGAPLLLPGRDSALHVALPRWLERQGLRVHVVGEFADSALMKAFGEAGAGVFPVPASGVADVIEHYRLDYVGETAEIRERFFLISAERRLSHPAARAVSEYARSVFPPAAR; encoded by the coding sequence GTGAGGCCTGCAAATAATCGCGACAAGCAGATAAAGATCTGGCTTATCATCGAAAAAATCTACGATCTAGAATATGGCATAAGAGTGCTTAACTACAAACATCTTCATTATTTTCAGTGCGTTGCGCGCGCTGGAAGTGTCGTTCGTGCCGCCGAGCGCTTACATTTGACTCCGCAGACACTTTCCGGGCAGCTTTCGCAGTTCGAGGCGCGTCTCGGGATTACCCTGTTTAATCGGGTTGGGCGCCGCTTAGAACTGACGAAGACGGGGCGTCTCGCCCTGTCTTATGCGGAGGAGATTTTTCAGGCTGGCAGTGAACTCGAAGATTTGCTCAAGGGTGGTGCGGAGGAGCGTTTCATCACCTTTCGGGTGGGTATTTCTGATGTGGTGCCGAAGTTCGCGGCTTACCGCTTCCTGTCTCCGGTGTTGTCGCTGCCGGAGCCAGTCCGACTCGTGTGCGAGGAGGATCGGCTCGATCGCTTGCTGGCCGAGTTGGCGATTCATCGTCTCGATATCGTGCTGGCCGACCGTCCGATGCCTCCGGGAACGGAGATTCGGGGCTTCAGTCACCCGCTCGGTGAGTCGGGGGTCGCCTTCCTCGCCGCACCCGCCCTTGCGGCGGAACTTGCCCCAGGCTTTCCGAAAAGCCTCGATGGCGCGCCTCTGTTGCTTCCGGGGCGGGACAGCGCGCTTCACGTGGCCTTGCCACGCTGGCTCGAGCGGCAAGGGCTTCGCGTTCATGTCGTCGGCGAGTTCGCTGACAGCGCCTTGATGAAGGCCTTTGGAGAGGCTGGTGCAGGGGTTTTCCCTGTGCCTGCTTCCGGCGTCGCCGATGTGATTGAGCACTATCGCCTTGATTACGTCGGCGAGACGGCCGAGATTCGCGAGCGCTTCTTTCTGATCTCCGCCGAACGGCGCCTGTCGCATCCCGCGGCGCGGGCGGTAAGCGAATACGCGCGCTCGGTGTTCCCCCCGGCCGCCCGATGA
- the dmeF gene encoding CDF family Co(II)/Ni(II) efflux transporter DmeF, giving the protein MHLENLSNWTHEHVFDNGNAAAERSTWLVMWITAVTMVIEIGAGWWFNSMALLADGWHMSSHAFAIGASALAYAAARRYATDPRFAFGTWKIEILGGFASAIFLLGVAVMMVVGSVERIFSPQPIQYREAILVAILGLAVNVVCALILGKAHHHDHGHSHDQGQDHAHDHDDHHDLNLKSAYLHVIADAATSILAIVALLGGWMYGWGWLDPAMGIVGAVLVAIWAKGLIIATSKVLLDREMDHPVVDEIRDVVEGASASGDTRLVDLHVWRVGKQSYSCALSVVTRDPTLTPERVRRRLSVHEEIAHSTIEIHLYPDEPVPSRADPLSG; this is encoded by the coding sequence ATGCATCTGGAGAACCTGTCCAACTGGACTCATGAGCACGTCTTCGATAACGGCAACGCTGCTGCCGAACGCAGTACGTGGCTCGTGATGTGGATCACTGCGGTGACGATGGTGATCGAGATCGGTGCGGGCTGGTGGTTCAACTCCATGGCCTTGCTGGCCGATGGTTGGCACATGAGTTCGCACGCCTTCGCGATCGGCGCCTCCGCGCTGGCCTACGCTGCCGCCCGGCGTTACGCGACCGATCCACGCTTCGCGTTCGGCACCTGGAAGATCGAGATCCTGGGCGGCTTCGCAAGCGCCATCTTCCTGCTCGGCGTCGCGGTGATGATGGTGGTCGGGTCGGTAGAGCGCATCTTCTCGCCGCAACCCATCCAGTACCGCGAGGCGATCCTGGTCGCCATCCTCGGGCTGGCGGTGAATGTGGTGTGCGCACTGATTCTCGGCAAGGCGCACCATCACGATCACGGTCATTCGCACGACCAGGGTCAGGACCACGCACATGATCACGACGATCATCACGATCTCAACCTGAAATCCGCCTATCTTCATGTCATCGCCGATGCGGCGACTTCGATACTGGCCATCGTCGCCCTGCTCGGCGGCTGGATGTACGGCTGGGGATGGCTGGATCCGGCCATGGGGATCGTCGGTGCGGTGCTGGTCGCCATCTGGGCCAAAGGCCTGATCATCGCCACCAGCAAGGTGCTGCTCGACCGCGAGATGGATCACCCGGTGGTTGACGAGATCCGTGACGTCGTCGAGGGCGCGAGCGCTTCAGGCGATACCCGGCTCGTCGACCTGCACGTCTGGCGGGTCGGCAAGCAGTCGTATTCGTGTGCGCTGTCGGTGGTGACTCGCGACCCGACGCTCACGCCAGAGCGCGTGCGGCGCCGTTTGTCGGTGCACGAGGAAATCGCCCATTCGACGATCGAGATCCATCTCTATCCCGACGAACCCGTTCCCTCGCGAGCGGACCCGCTATCTGGCTGA
- a CDS encoding metal/formaldehyde-sensitive transcriptional repressor codes for MSHTVRDKSKLLARVRRMSGQMEALERALQAEKGCAEILHQIAAVRGAINGLMAEVLEEHVRTHVADPAITSDAARMLGAEELIAVLRTYIK; via the coding sequence ATGAGCCATACCGTTCGTGACAAATCGAAGCTGCTCGCGCGGGTCCGCCGCATGAGCGGGCAGATGGAGGCGCTCGAGCGCGCGCTCCAGGCCGAGAAGGGGTGCGCCGAGATCCTGCACCAGATTGCTGCGGTACGCGGCGCCATCAACGGACTGATGGCGGAAGTCCTCGAGGAGCACGTCCGCACTCACGTCGCCGACCCCGCGATCACCAGCGACGCAGCGCGGATGCTGGGGGCCGAGGAACTGATCGCCGTGCTGCGCACCTACATCAAATGA
- a CDS encoding MFS transporter translates to MLLPAGAAPEARLLLLGRALRAFTDGFVAILLPVYLLALGLGKWEVGLISSATLLGSALATLAIGQWGHRFIQRRLLLAAAGLMTATGLVLAGLGGMGGIGAFWPLLIVAFVGTMNPSSGDVSVFLPLEHARLAASAQGEACTFLFARYTFVGACCAALGSLATAFPEVLTTAGVSQLDALRLMFVAYGLAGVAIFFLYRALPDSSGQDQAGPPAALGPSRGVVIKLAALFSVDAFAGGLIVNTLLALWLFERFELSLAAAGQFFFWAGLLSAASQLAAPWVARQIGLINTMVFTHIPSSVCLILAAFAESLPTALALLFVRSALSQMDVPTRSAFVMAVVTPQERAAAASFTAVPRSLAAAASPAIGGALFDAGWLATPLVACGLLKIAYDLMLWRTFRRSEAASREGKHDQGAL, encoded by the coding sequence ATGCTGCTCCCCGCCGGCGCCGCGCCCGAGGCGCGCCTGTTGCTGCTCGGGCGGGCGCTGCGGGCGTTCACCGACGGCTTCGTCGCCATCCTGCTGCCGGTCTATCTGCTCGCGCTCGGGCTCGGCAAGTGGGAAGTCGGGCTGATCAGTTCGGCCACCTTGCTCGGATCCGCGCTCGCGACCCTGGCGATCGGACAGTGGGGCCATCGCTTCATCCAGCGCCGCTTGTTGCTGGCTGCTGCCGGACTGATGACCGCGACCGGCCTCGTGCTGGCCGGTCTCGGTGGCATGGGTGGCATTGGCGCATTCTGGCCGCTGCTGATCGTCGCCTTCGTCGGCACGATGAACCCCAGCTCCGGCGATGTCAGCGTGTTCCTGCCGCTGGAGCATGCCCGGCTGGCGGCCTCGGCGCAGGGGGAGGCGTGCACCTTCCTCTTCGCACGCTACACCTTCGTTGGCGCGTGCTGTGCGGCCCTGGGTTCGCTGGCGACGGCTTTCCCCGAGGTCCTGACAACGGCCGGCGTATCCCAGCTCGACGCGCTGCGCCTCATGTTCGTCGCCTACGGGCTCGCCGGCGTGGCGATCTTCTTCCTGTATCGCGCATTGCCGGATTCATCCGGACAAGACCAGGCCGGACCGCCCGCAGCCCTGGGGCCGTCGCGCGGCGTCGTGATCAAGCTGGCGGCGCTGTTCTCGGTTGACGCCTTCGCCGGCGGCTTGATCGTCAATACCTTGCTCGCGCTCTGGCTGTTCGAACGCTTCGAGCTCTCGCTCGCCGCCGCCGGCCAGTTCTTTTTCTGGGCGGGGCTGCTCTCGGCGGCCTCGCAACTGGCCGCGCCCTGGGTGGCACGGCAAATCGGCCTGATCAACACGATGGTGTTCACCCACATCCCGTCGAGCGTCTGCCTGATTCTGGCGGCCTTCGCCGAGAGCCTGCCGACGGCGCTCGCGCTGCTGTTCGTGCGCAGCGCCCTGTCGCAGATGGACGTGCCGACGCGCTCGGCCTTCGTCATGGCTGTCGTCACACCGCAGGAGCGCGCTGCGGCCGCAAGCTTCACTGCCGTGCCCAGGAGTCTCGCGGCTGCGGCGAGCCCGGCGATCGGTGGCGCGCTTTTCGACGCCGGATGGCTTGCGACACCGCTGGTGGCCTGCGGGCTGCTCAAGATCGCCTATGACCTGATGCTGTGGCGTACGTTTCGGCGATCCGAGGCAGCGTCCCGCGAGGGCAAACACGACCAAGGAGCTCTCTAG
- the chrA gene encoding chromate efflux transporter, which translates to MNTSPPTQARPAHPSFREAFLYWLTLGFISFGGPAGQIAIMHQELVEKRRWISEHRFLHALNYCMLLPGPEAQQLAIYIGWLLHRTWGGIVAGVLFVLPSLFILAALTYVYLAFGDLTFVQGVFNGIKPAVVAIVVFAAWRIGSRALKNNVLWALAAASFVAIFVFGVPFPYIVLVAGILGYIGGRVMPDKFRAGGGHGASDKDYGPALIDDDTPPMAHTRFRWSYLVTLLIAALALWVGAMAMLEDPVLRDMGEFFTKAALLTFGGAYAVLPYVYQGGVETYGWLTGTQMIDGLALGETTPGPLIMVVSFVGFVGAWTKEIFGADALALAGMAGATVATFFTFLPSFVFILAGAPLVESTHGDLKFTAPLTGITAAVVGVVLNLALFFGWHVIFPRATEAAPFAGGFEWFYALISLAAFIALWKYKQDIMKVIAACGAIGLVFTYLR; encoded by the coding sequence GTGAACACCTCGCCCCCAACCCAGGCGCGACCTGCCCACCCCTCTTTCCGCGAGGCCTTCCTCTACTGGCTCACGCTCGGCTTCATCAGCTTCGGCGGCCCCGCCGGGCAGATCGCGATCATGCACCAGGAGCTGGTGGAAAAACGGCGCTGGATTTCCGAGCACCGTTTCCTGCATGCGCTCAACTACTGCATGCTGCTGCCCGGTCCCGAGGCGCAGCAGCTCGCCATCTACATCGGCTGGCTGCTGCATCGCACCTGGGGCGGCATCGTCGCCGGCGTCCTGTTCGTGCTGCCCTCGCTTTTCATCCTCGCGGCGCTCACCTACGTCTATCTGGCTTTCGGCGACCTGACCTTCGTGCAGGGGGTGTTCAACGGCATCAAGCCGGCGGTGGTGGCCATCGTCGTCTTCGCCGCCTGGCGAATTGGCTCGCGGGCCTTGAAGAACAATGTGCTCTGGGCGCTGGCGGCAGCGTCCTTCGTCGCCATCTTTGTCTTCGGCGTCCCCTTCCCCTACATCGTGCTCGTAGCCGGCATCCTGGGCTACATCGGCGGCCGGGTGATGCCGGACAAGTTCCGGGCGGGCGGCGGGCACGGGGCCAGCGACAAGGACTACGGCCCGGCGCTCATCGACGACGACACCCCGCCGATGGCCCACACCCGGTTCCGCTGGTCCTACCTCGTCACGCTGCTGATTGCGGCCCTGGCACTCTGGGTCGGGGCCATGGCGATGCTGGAGGATCCCGTGCTGCGCGACATGGGCGAGTTCTTCACCAAGGCAGCGCTGCTGACCTTCGGCGGTGCCTACGCCGTGCTGCCCTACGTCTATCAGGGCGGCGTGGAAACCTACGGCTGGCTGACCGGCACGCAGATGATCGACGGCCTGGCGCTCGGTGAGACCACGCCGGGGCCGCTGATCATGGTGGTGTCCTTCGTCGGCTTCGTCGGCGCCTGGACCAAGGAGATCTTCGGGGCGGATGCGCTGGCGCTCGCCGGCATGGCCGGTGCCACGGTGGCCACCTTCTTCACCTTCCTCCCCAGTTTCGTGTTCATCCTGGCAGGCGCCCCGCTGGTGGAATCCACCCACGGCGACCTGAAGTTCACTGCGCCGCTCACCGGCATCACCGCCGCCGTGGTGGGCGTGGTGCTCAACCTGGCCCTGTTCTTCGGCTGGCACGTCATCTTTCCGAGGGCAACCGAAGCCGCGCCGTTCGCCGGTGGCTTCGAGTGGTTCTACGCGCTGATCTCCTTGGCGGCCTTCATCGCGCTGTGGAAGTACAAGCAGGACATCATGAAGGTGATCGCTGCCTGCGGCGCCATCGGCCTTGTCTTCACCTATCTGCGCTGA
- a CDS encoding chromate resistance protein ChrB domain-containing protein, whose product MSYLALFVSLPTKAATDRMRVWRSVKALGCATLRDGVYLLPDSADSAAVLDEVAGQAVAAGGSGEIYRLSGCDEAREDALRALFDRGEEYANIAGDIKDLGRIQASLDGAVAARKLQALVRRFEQVIRIDFFPGEAQRQTLSLLDDLRDALIRRMAPDEPTARQADIPRRARADYQGRIWATRARPWVDRLATAWLIRRFIDPKARIVWLASPRDCQADWLGFDFDGATFSHVGARVTFETLLASFGLEAEPALLRLGELVHCLDAGGLPVPEAPGIEALLAGLRASEPDDDVLLGRACEIFDWLLQNYKDKTT is encoded by the coding sequence TTGAGCTATCTCGCCCTTTTCGTCAGCCTGCCCACCAAGGCCGCGACCGACCGTATGCGGGTCTGGCGTTCGGTCAAGGCCTTGGGCTGCGCGACGCTGCGCGACGGGGTGTATCTGCTACCGGACTCGGCCGACAGCGCTGCGGTGCTGGACGAGGTGGCCGGGCAAGCGGTGGCGGCCGGGGGGAGCGGCGAGATTTACCGTCTGTCGGGGTGCGACGAGGCACGAGAAGACGCGCTGCGCGCCCTCTTCGACCGGGGCGAGGAGTACGCCAACATCGCCGGGGATATCAAGGACCTCGGGCGGATCCAGGCATCGCTCGACGGCGCCGTCGCCGCGCGCAAGCTCCAAGCGCTCGTGCGCCGCTTCGAGCAGGTGATACGCATCGACTTCTTCCCCGGTGAGGCGCAGCGACAGACCCTGAGCCTGCTCGACGATCTGCGCGATGCGCTCATCCGCCGCATGGCTCCCGACGAACCGACTGCCCGCCAGGCCGACATTCCAAGACGCGCACGCGCCGACTATCAGGGCCGCATCTGGGCCACGCGCGCACGTCCGTGGGTGGACCGGCTGGCCACGGCCTGGCTCATCCGCCGCTTCATCGACCCGAAGGCCCGCATCGTCTGGCTGGCGAGTCCCCGCGACTGCCAGGCCGACTGGCTCGGCTTCGATTTCGACGGCGCGACGTTCAGCCACGTGGGCGCCCGGGTCACATTCGAGACCTTGCTGGCCAGCTTCGGGCTGGAGGCGGAGCCCGCGCTGCTGCGGCTGGGCGAGCTGGTGCATTGCCTGGACGCCGGCGGGCTGCCGGTGCCGGAGGCGCCAGGCATCGAAGCGCTGCTCGCCGGCTTGCGGGCATCCGAGCCCGACGACGACGTGCTGCTCGGCCGTGCGTGCGAGATCTTCGACTGGCTGCTGCAGAACTACAAGGACAAGACCACGTGA
- a CDS encoding HupE/UreJ family protein: MNYYKALCAIHPRRPNGVALTRCCTLSLARCSTCSLPRAHAHGVAEGDKDYIQEISCTHLQPFTDLGAKHMVTGYDHLLFLAGVIFILYQLKGIALYVSLFAVGHSVTMVYSVCAGLNVNAYP; this comes from the coding sequence TTGAACTACTACAAAGCGCTGTGTGCGATCCATCCCCGGCGTCCGAACGGGGTTGCGCTCACCCGCTGCTGCACGCTTTCACTGGCGCGCTGCTCTACATGTTCCCTACCGCGCGCGCACGCCCATGGCGTGGCCGAGGGCGACAAGGACTACATCCAGGAGATCTCGTGCACTCACCTGCAGCCCTTCACCGACCTTGGCGCCAAGCACATGGTCACCGGCTACGACCATCTGCTGTTCCTGGCAGGTGTGATCTTCATTCTCTACCAGCTCAAGGGCATCGCGCTCTACGTCAGCCTGTTCGCGGTCGGGCACTCGGTCACCATGGTTTATAGCGTCTGCGCCGGGTTGAACGTCAATGCCTACCCATGA
- a CDS encoding UPF0149 family protein — protein MTETELEELDALLSSVEGVSASLPVDGLHGFLTALVMSGGKPRVEPILPWILKPMPGLPLDLEAVPQARRVGELVGKMMTRIDIELDDPEYLFAPMVRVYPHRDEERSDGSVWCAGFLRGIAHAWDRWGPLCDAPDIQTLLWPVHQLAAAAREPALEVDQRFRHAVPNRPLSPTQCEALTDALPQTLEAIADRITEHEVRSAMAAMARGEETPAWQEDAPCPCGSGRGFSVCCGGSRVLH, from the coding sequence ATGACAGAAACCGAACTCGAAGAACTGGATGCCTTGCTGTCGTCTGTCGAGGGGGTGAGCGCCTCGCTCCCGGTCGACGGCCTGCATGGCTTTCTGACGGCGCTGGTCATGAGCGGGGGGAAGCCGCGGGTCGAACCGATCTTGCCGTGGATTCTCAAGCCGATGCCGGGCTTGCCACTGGATCTGGAAGCTGTCCCTCAGGCCCGGCGCGTGGGCGAGTTGGTCGGCAAGATGATGACCCGCATCGACATCGAACTCGACGACCCCGAGTATCTCTTCGCGCCGATGGTGCGGGTGTACCCACATCGGGATGAGGAGCGCTCGGACGGCAGCGTCTGGTGTGCGGGGTTTCTGCGCGGGATCGCGCACGCGTGGGACCGCTGGGGGCCTTTGTGCGATGCGCCCGACATACAGACCCTGCTGTGGCCGGTCCATCAACTCGCCGCCGCGGCCCGGGAGCCCGCGCTCGAGGTCGATCAGAGGTTTCGCCATGCCGTGCCGAACAGGCCGCTGAGCCCGACACAGTGTGAGGCCCTCACCGATGCGCTGCCTCAAACTTTGGAGGCCATTGCCGACCGGATCACCGAGCATGAGGTCAGGAGCGCGATGGCGGCGATGGCGCGCGGGGAGGAGACTCCGGCGTGGCAGGAGGACGCGCCCTGTCCGTGTGGGAGCGGACGAGGCTTTTCGGTGTGCTGCGGCGGGAGCCGGGTGCTGCACTGA